CCGTGATTCGTCAGCCGCAGTTGCAGAGCGCTTATGCTCGTCAAAATATTGCAGCCATCAAAAAACAACTGGGAACAGCCTGGGACACCAGTCTCGCAGGAGTCGCCAAAAGTCCCGCAAATCCGCCGAACTATCGCTTGCAAGCGCTCGACTTGATGCAGCTCTATGGACCTGCTCCCGAAGAGACGCTGCTGGTGAATCTTTCGAAAGATCCTAGCGCCGTGGTGCGCTCGAAAACCGTCGAATTGATGGGACTCCATCCCACCGCTGCTGTAAGCGAACGGATGGTGGAACTGCTCGACGACACCGATCGCAACGTGCGACGCAAAGCCTGCGAAGCGCTCACACGCTGCAAACTCGAGCCACCACTCGAAAAGGTGCTGAAGATCCTAAAATCCGATGATCGCCACGAAGCCTGGGCAGCTCGCCGCTTGCTTGAATCGATGCCGGTCGATACCTGGCGCGACACGGTCCTCGCCAGCGACGATCACCGTGTGCTAGTGCAAGGCGGACTGGCGTTGCTGATCGTCGATCCGCGCAAACAGAACGCCATCGACGTGATGCAAAAAGCTCATAAAGAGCTCGAAGCTTTCGTCAGCGATCGCGATTTCCTCGACATTCTCCGTCTGCTCGAAGTCGCCATCCATCGTGGTGGTGTTTCTGCCGATGAAGTCCCTGGCCTCCGTCGGCAATTGGCCGAAGAGTTTCCAGCGGGCGATCCAGTGATGAACCGCGAGCTGATTCGCTTGCTCGTCTACCTTGAAGAGTCGACGATTATCGATCGGTATCTGGCTTACTTGTCGAGCGATGTTGCCGACGTTGAGAAACTGCATGTGGCGATGCACCTGCGATTCCTGAAGTCTGGCTGGACTCCCTCGCGACGCATGACACTGCTGGAATACTACGAAGATGCCAACCAGCGTAAGGGTGGTGGCAGCTATGCTCGCTACATCATCAATGCCACGCGAGATTTCACGAAGGATCTGACGGAAGAGGAGTCGGTGGCGGTGCTCGCCAAGGGTGCCAAGATGCCCAACGCTGCACTGGGTGCGCTCTACAAGCTCCCCGCACAACTCGACGACACGATGATCGATACGCTGGAATCACTCGACAAACAGCTCGAAGGGAAAACGACCGATTCCGTTCAGCGTTTGCGTGTCGGTATTGTGGCCGTAATGGCTCGTAGCGCCGACGAACGTTCGATGGCGTATCTCCGAAAAGTATGGGAAGCCGATCCCGAACGTCGTCAGCCGGTCGCCCTCGGTTTGGCACAACAACCTGAAGGTGAGAACTGGAGCTTCCTGGTCCGTAGCCTCGGAATTCTCGAACCAGCCGCCGGTCGCGAAATCTGTAACAAGCTAATGGATGTCGACCAAGCCCCGGAAGAAGCTGAACCGTATCGCCAGGTGATTCTGCTCGGGCTCAAGATGAAAGAGAAGGGTTCGCAGCCAGCGATTTCGCTCCTCGAGTACTGGGTCGGTGAAGAGCTAGCCGCAGGCAAAGAGCCAGCCGATCAGCTCATCGCATGGCAGGAGTGGTTCAAGACCACCTATCCTGAACAGCCAGCGGCCGAACTTCCCAAGGCATCGGAAAACAGCAAGTACACCTTTGAAGAGCTCACCACCTACCTTGGCGGCGAAGAGTTCGCGAAAGCGTCGACCGCTCGCGGTAAGGAGATCTATGTTCGAGCCCAGTGCGCCAAGTGTCACCGCTATGGCGACGAAGGAGAGAGCATCGGTCCAGACCTCACGAAAGTGACGAATCGCTTTACGAAGAAAGAGCTCCTCGAGTCGATCTTTTACCCCTCGCACGTGATTTCTTCGCAGTATCAGTCGAAGACGATTCTCACCACCGACGGCCGGACCATCCAAGGTCTCGTTGCTCCGGGGGCTGCTGGCGAAACTGTCGTCCTGCAATCGACGGGCGAAAAAATCACACTAGCAGGGGATGAGATTGAAGCGATCAAGCCGTCGACGGTTTCAGCGATGCCTGAAGGGCTGCTCAACACCCTAGAGCTCGAAGAAATCGCCGATCTGATGCTCTTCCTGCAATCGGGTAGTCGTGAACAAATCGCTCGCGAGCAAGACAACGAAGCGCCTCGCTGAGTACGCGCAGCAACATTCGGATTAACCAGGTCCCACAAAATCGCGCGCGGAATTGAACTCGATTCCTCGCGCGATCTTCATTTTCTTGCCACCCATCACACCCGCTCGTGCACCTCCAGAAACGTTCATCCCGGCAAGTTTCTGGCTGAAATGGGGCGCACCGGGGGAATCTTTCGCTTGCAAGCGAACCGCTGACAGCTGTTCGGCGTATAGCGGCTGTCGGGGATATTGGGCCTCCACTTTTCCTGTCCTGGCAACATCTCCAGGAAGGCGAGTTGTTGCCCGCTCCTGTGGCAGATTACGATGAATGCTTCGAACCGGCTGTTGGGTTGGCAGCTAACATGCTCAACCTTTCCGCCAAAATCGATATGCTGTTCTCATTGCTTTTTCAGCAGCGTCGCTCGCACTCATTGATTCCCATTCCGGAAAGACCTTTATGAAAATCACAGGTTTTCTCTTCGCCCTTGTTCTTGGTCTATCGACGGCGGCGATGTTCACTGGATGTACAAAATCGTCGGACACCAAAGCCCCCGAAGGCGAGGCGGGACATGGCGACCACGATCATGGTGATCACGGACACGACCACGAACATTCGCACGCAGGTCCACATGGCGGAAAGGTGTTTGTGATCGGGGATGAAGAGTATCACGGCGAATGGACCCACGACGACACCGGCAAGGTTTCGATCTACTTGCTCGATTCCGCGATGAAAGAGACTGTCCCTACGGCTAGTCCTTCGGTCACGATTGATGTGAAGGTAGGAGAAGAGACGAAGACCTACGAGCTACCAGCGGTGAATCCGACAGCCGACGAACCACCGACCGCGTTTCAGTTTGAGATTGTCGATGCGGGACTCGGCGGAGCGCTCGAAGCGGTGAGCGAAGGGGGAGTGCAAGCGACTTTGAAAGTTGTCATCAATTCCAAGCCCTACTCGGTTAAGATCACCAAGGAAGAGCACAGCCACGCCCACTAAGCTTCGGCTGATTTTTAGCAGCACAGCATTTCCAACGCTGGTCTGGCGATAACGCTAGGCCAGCGTTTTTTATGGGAGTCGTCTACGAAATTCTCTCTCGCAGTTGCGAGCGTCACCCAGGGATGCCATCATCCGAGCACAACGAAGTAACCCATGGTCTACGGAGCGCCGAAAGTGATTCGCATCCCCTTCAAAATCGCCCACGCTGCGATGACATTCGTTGCCTTCGTCTTGGCAACTACGTTCGTCATTTCTTCTACAGCAGCGACTGAAGAATCTGCCGCCGATGCGGCGAGTAAGCGGCGTCCCAATATTGTCCTCATCTTCTGTGACGACCTCGGCTATGCCGATATTGGCTGCTTCGGAGCCAAGGGGTACGAGACTCCTAATCTCAACAAACTCGCCTCTGAAGGGATGAAATTCACCGACTTTCAAGTAGCTGCTGCCGTCTGTAGCGCCTCGCGCGCCGCGCTGCTGACAGGCTGTTATCCACAGCGTGTGGGAATCCTCAGTGCGCTCGGGCCATCGGACTCTATTGGGATCGCCAAAAACGAACTCCTCATTAGCGAACTGCTGCAAAACCTCGGGTACAAAACGGCCTGCTTTGGTAAGTGGCATCTCGGGCATCACGAGCAGTTTTTACCGCAGCAAAACGGCTTTGCAACCTACTTCGGCCTCCCTTACTCCAACGACATGTGGCCGAAGCATCCCACCGCGAAGAATGCGTATCCGCCACTCCCTCTCATCGATGGCAACAAAACGATCGAACTCAATCCCGATCAAACCAAACTCACCACGTGGTATACCGAAAAAGCGGTGAAGTTTATTCACGACTGTGGAGAGAAACCGTTCTTTCTTTATGTGCCGCACAACATGCCGCACGTACCACTCTTTGTTTCCGAAAAGTTTGCTGGCAAGACGAAACGTGGACTCTTTGGCGACGTGATTGCAGAAATCGATTGGAGCGTCGGAGAGATTACCAAGGCGCTCGAGGCGACCGGTAACGTAGACAACACGCTCGTGATCTTCACCTCGGATAATGGACCGTGGCTTTCCTACGGTGATCACGCAGGATCGACCGGAGGCTTTCGTGAAGGGAAGGGGACCGTGTGGGAAGGTGGTCATCGAGTCCCGATGATCGCGAAGTATCCTGGCACAATCCAGCCCGGAACAACATGCGACAAACTTGCTTCGACGATCGATCTTTTCCCTACGATTGCCCACTACTGCGGAGCCACCATCGACCCTTCACGCAAGATCGATGGTGTATCGATTCAGCCGCTACTGGAGTCGGTAGAAGGTGCTAAAAGCTCCCACGAATTCTTTTACTATTACTGGGGCAATGGACTCGAGGCTGTACGCGACGAGCGGTTCAAGCTCCACTTTCCGCATGCTTTCCGCTCACTCACCGGCACTCCTGGAACTGACGGCATGCCGAATGGCTACACACAAGCGAAGACGGAGCTTGCCCTCTTTGATCTTGATGCCGATCCGTTTGAGCAAACGAATATCGCAGCTGATCATCCCGAAGTTACTGCGCGACTCACTGCCGCTGCGGAATCAATGCGCAGCGATCTAGGCGATAGCCTAACCGGAAAGAAAGGGACAGGAATTCGCCCACCCGATCGCTTTACTCAGCCGAAAGCAAACTAACGGCCAATCGTGTGAATCATTACGTATTTCTCTAAGAATACGCGCGACTATGACTGCGCAAGGGCAGCTGCTTTCTCGAGAGTCGGCTCGAGTTCTTCCCAGATGATCGCCAGGGAAACTTGATCGAGTCCGAGTCCCGCATACACCTCGTCGGGCGGAGGTGGGACATTGTGGACCCCCAGCGATGTCCAGCCGGCGCGGCTGCAAAGATAGTTAGCCACTGCAACCACTTGCACGAGATCGCGATGCTCCCCTTCATAGCACCAGGGCTGATGATGGTAGGTGATCGCATCGGCCACTTGTTCAGGCAGGTTCCAGCGCTGCGCGACAAAGCCGCCCAGCATCGCGTGATCGAAGGAAAGAATCTCGCGCTCAATAGCATAGGTCGGAACATCGCTACGTAGTCCATCGATCACACGATGGAAATGGCGACGGAGTGTCTGATCAATCAGGATCAGCCCAATGTCGTGCAGCAGCCCCCCGATGTACGCTTCTTCTGGGGCACCGCGTCCGCAGACGCGCGAAATCAAACGCCCCGCCGCTGCGACAGCCACGCTATGCGACCAGAGATTCGATCGCTTGTAGCTCCCGTAATCGCCGGGCGCTTCATAGATGCGAGAGACAAAAACAGTCATCGCCAGGTTTCGAACTTCGCGAAATCCGAGCAGGCTCACTGCCGTACGGACATCGGCCACCTTTTGACTCAATCCGTAGTACGACGAGTTTAGTCGACGCAAGATGCGTGCGACGAGAACTGGGTCGCTTTGAATCGCTTCGCGCAAGTCATCAGCGCGGCTGTTATCGTCTTCTGCGAGCGACAAAATGCGACGGGCGACAGTGGGGAGCGACGAGACCTCGCCAATTCGTGAAAACAACTTCTCGAGCGCAACCCGACGTTCGTCGGAGAGCGGTTCAGTTGATCCAGGAATGAGAGAGGTCGTGGACATAGAAAGTGAATTGGGTCCCGCTATTATCAGCCTCGTTGTTCAAAGCTCCTGCGTGCAAAGTCATCCCAGAAGGATGCATGCGCACGAACTTCCATCGGCTACAAACGTAGCTCACCACCCGAGCCATGCGGTGTGCACATCTGCAGTTTTTCCCGAGTAAGAACACGTTTTTTGCGTTGTAGCGATTCTTCCATCGACCTACCGCCCGTTGGGGGAGAGCTTGGATTTGCCGAGAGCCGTTCTGTGACCTAGGGTTCAGTGCCTACGAGTGCGCGCTAGATTTGACGCGCAGCAGCAGGCTCTTTTTCCACTCGCGCAAACGATCTCGGACTGATCCACGATGAGCCAATCGAGCAGCAACAGCCTGTTTGCCTTACTGGGACGTAAGCCGAAGCCAGCGGCCACAGATCCGCTGGCGCAGCTCCTTCCCGCAACCGCTGCGAGCAGTGAAGTTCCGGTGGTTGTGCCAGCGCCTGCAGTGTCGAAAGATGCTGCTGCAGAAACCGCGTCAGCTACGCCAAAGTCGCCTGAACAGGCAGCCGCGAGCGATGAAAAACTTCAGCAGCTGCTGGCCCGCATTCATCAGCTCGCGGGTCCCGAAGCGGCACGTGCACCACAAACCGAAGTGCCAGTTGCAGAATCGCCAAGCGAGAACCATGCATCATCCAAATCATCGAGTCCGCCGACAACTTTTGCTGCTGCCGCGAAGGTCGAGCAGCACGTGGTGAACGATTGCTTTTTGCCCCTTGAGCCCGAGAGTATTCACGAGGCGGGGCTGACCGATAGCGAAGTCGAACAGCTGATCTTGAAATACTTGCTCTCACGTGGTGATAGCACCGGGCGCGATGTTGCCGATCAAATCCGCTTGCCTTTCGTTCTGCTCGACACTCTGCTGCGTCAACTGAAGTACGATCAGCTCCTCGTCTATCGTGGCTCGGCACCGATGAACGACTATGTCTATCAGCTCACAGATCTTGGCCGCGAGCGAGCCCGGCGCTACATGGAGCACTGCACCTACTTCGGCGCTGCACCGGTATCGCTCACTGATTACATCTTGGGGGTCAAATCCCAATCCCTGGAACAGCAACACCCGAGCCAAGACGATCTGGCACGAGCTTTCGAAGACATTCTCGTTCCGAAGTCGATGATGCGTCGCTTGGGACCCGCAATCAACTCGGGGCGTGGGCTCTTTTTGTTCGGTGCAGCTGGCAACGGGAAAACCACGATTGCAGAACGTGTGACGCGCGCGTTTGGTCAGTACATTTGGATTCCCCGCGCGATCGGTATCGACGGCGAAGTGATTCGGCTCTACGACCCCGTGAATCACGAAGAGTGCCCTTTGCCACAGAATACAGGGCTCCTCGATCAGTCGAAAATCGATCGCCGCTGGATTCGTATTCGCCGCCCCACGATCGTGGTGGGTGGTGAACTCACGATGGATAGTCTCGAAGTCACTTTGAACCGTTCGACTGGGATCAGCGAAGCGCCGCTGCAGCTCAAAAGCAACTGCGGCACGCTGGTGATCGACGACTTTGGACGTCAGAAGATGAGTACCGACCAGCTCCTCAATCGCTGGATCGTTCCTCTCGAAAAACGTTACGACTACCTGAATCTACCCAATGGCAAGAAGATTCAAGTCCCGTTCGATCAGTTGATTGTTTTTTCAACGAACCTCGAACCGAAGGATCTCGTCGACGAGGCGTTCCTCCGCCGTATTCCTTACAAGATTGAGGTGCTCGATCCCTCGGAAGAAGACTTTCGTCGTTTGTTTCAGATACTCTGCCCGAAGCTTGGTTTCGAGTACGAGCAAGATCCGATCGATTACCTGGTGGAGCACCACTACAAGCGAGTTTCTCGCAAATTCCGTGCGTGTCAGCCGCGCGACTTGCTCCTGCAAATTCGCAACTACTGCCTCTTCCTGAAGCAAAGTCCGAAGCTGAATCGCGATGCCATCGACCTTGCTGTCGAAAACTATTTCTCGGTGATGTAGTAGCCGAGCTTGGCGGCGTCTTTTGTTGCGTTATCCGCCACCGATAGCTGGCAAGAAGTGCAGTTCGCTGTGTGGCTGAAGCGTGGCGCGCATCCCGCGCCGCGACATCTGATCGTCGATCGACACTTGCAGTGCCGGCGCAAGCTCGCTACCGACACAAATTCGTGATTTAAGGCCGGGAAATCGCATCTCGAGATGTGCGACCACTTCCGCCACACTAGCGCCAGGGATCTCGACCTGCGAGATCCCACCTGTTAAATCGCGCCATGGCACAGGAATAAAAACAGTGGCCATCGCGATAACTCACAATCTCGAGTGAACATGCAGTCGAATTACTGACCGCTCTTCGCCTCTGACATCGCTTTCCAAAGTCGCGGAGGGGAAATGGGGAGCGAAGTCATTCGCACGCCACTCGCCTCACACACTGCATTGGCAATCGCCGCACAGGGAGGAACGATCGGCGTTTCACCGACACCTCGCACACCATACGGGTGATTCGGATTGGGAACTTCGACAATGATCGTATCGATCATCGGAACGTCAAAACAGGTCGGCATGCGGTAGTCGAGGTAACTCGCGTTTCGCATCCGTCCTTCGACATCGAAGAAGTACTCTTCGTTGAGCGCCCAGCCAATCCCTTGGACACTGCCACCTTGCATCTGTCCTTCGACATAGCTCGGATGGATTGCTTTTCCTGCATCTTGCACGGCGGTGTAACGCAAGATTTTAGTCTTACCTGTATCCGGGTCGATCTCGACATCGACGATATGTACGCCGAAGCCGTTGGTGGAACCTTCGGGACTCACGGATGCGCGGCCTGTCACCGGATCACCCGTGTGCGGCAATTCTTTGGCGAGTTCTTTGAACGTGAGGGAGTGTCCGTTGCTTTTGTAGATACCCTCTTCGACGGTCACCGATTCAGGGTCGCATTCCCAAAGAATGGCAGCTCTGCGTGCCATTTCCTTTTGAAGATCAAGCCCCAGCTTGTACGCCGCTAGGCCGGTTGCGAATGTTACGCGACTACCGCCGGTCACATCGGTGTAGCCTACGGTGTCGGTGTCTCCGACTTGAGGACGAACATCTTCGGCAGCCACACCAATCGTTTCGGCCAGTTGCATGGCAATGCTGGTGCGCGAGCCACCAATGTCGGTGCTTCCCTCGATGAGGGTCACGGTCCCATCGTCGTTCACACAAGCTGAGGCGCTTGATTTGAGTCCGATGTTAAACCAAAAACCGGCTGCAACTCCACGCCCACGATGCTTGCCAGTAAGAGGAGTTTTGTAGTGGTCGCTGTTCTTGGCCGCTTCGAGCACTTCCACGAAACCGATACGAGGATAGGCGGGGCCATCGACGCGACGTGTACCTTCTTTGGCCGCATTCTTCAGACGAATTTCGATCGGATCGATTCCCAGTTTTTTGGCAATCTCGTCGATCACTTGCTCGCAAGCAAATGCCGCTTGTGTCGCTCCAGGGGCGCGGTAGGCCTGTGTTTTGGGTTTGTTGTTGCAAACGTCGTAGCCATCGACAGCAGCGTGGGGGATGTCGTAGCAACTGAAGATGCACATGCATCCGGGGCCGATCATTCCTCCGGGAAAAGCGCCCGCATCGTAGGCCAAATAGGCCTGAGCGGCGACGAGCGAGCCATCGTTCTTGGCCCCAATTTTCACTCGGACATAGGAGCCCGGTGTGGGTCCCGTCCCTTGAAAAACTTCGTCGCGCTGCATCGCCAGTTTTACAGGACGTCCACTCTTGCGGCTGAGAAGCGCAGCAACTGGTTCGCAGTAAACAGCGATCTTGCCACCAAATCCACCACCAATTTCACAGGGGACGACCAAGACCTGCGAGACCGGAATTTGCAGGAGTTCCGCCGTTTGTTGACGGCACGTAAACGAACCTTGGGTACCGGTCCAAATTTTGAGCCGGGAATCTTCGTTCCACATCGCAACCGAGACATGTGGTTCGATGTAACCCTGGTGGACACTCGCTGTGGTGAACTCGCGCTCGACAACCACATCGGCGGCGGCAAATCCAGCGCTCAGATCTCCCTTTTCAAAGTGCAGATGGACGGCGATGTTGGTCGGCTTATCTCCGAGCTTGCCCATCTCGGAGGTACGCAAATCGCTGTGCAGCAGCGGCGCGTCGTCCTGCATCGCCTCGCGCACATCTTGCACAACGGGAAGCAGTTCGTACTGGACCTTGATCTTCCGCACCGCTTCTTCGGCGATATGACTACTGTTAGCAGCAACGGCGGCAATTGCGTGACCACGATAAAGAGCTTTATCTCGCGCCAGACAGTTGGCCGAGAGATGTGCCAAATTCACGGAGCCTTCCCCGAGATTCGCAATCTTGTCGGTCAGATCAGGAAAGTCGTGACCGGTGACAATGGCGTGCACTCCAGGCACGGCGAGCGCTTCAGCGAGATCGATCGAGACGATCTTCGCATGCGCATGAGGCGAGCGAAGGAAGCGACCATAGAGCATGCCTGGCAGCTGAACGTCAGCGGTGTAAATCGCTTTGCCGGTGACTTTGTCGGCACCGTCGTGGCGAATCGGGCGTGTGCCGAGCACTTTGTAAGAAGTCTTGCCAAGGTATTGAATCGAATCGCTCATTTCGACGACTCCTGAAGCTGGCGAGCGGCGGCTTGAACGCTACGAACGATCTTGTCGTAGCCGGTGCAGCGGCAGAGGTTGTTGGCCAAATTGAAGCGGATTTGTTCTTCGGTGGGATTGGGATTTTTGTCGAGCAGGGCTTTAGTGGCCATCAAAAAGCCTGGTGTGCAGATGCCACACTGTAGCGCGGCACCTTCGAGAAAACAGCTTTGCACCGGGTGCAAGTGGCCGTGCTCGGCGAGCCCTTCCACGGTCTCAATTTTCTGGCCTTCGACTTCCACTGCCAGAACGAGGCATGCATTGACCGGCAGCCCGTTTAGCAGCACGGTACAAGCGCCGCAGTTGCCGTTGTTGCAACCTTCTTTGGCACCGGTGAGGTGCAGATTATCGCGTAGAACCTCGAGCAGACTTTGGCGCGGTTCGCACAAGAATTCCATCTGCTGCGCGTTAATCGTCGTGGTGACGTGTGTCTTGCTGGCCACTCTGGCACCTATTTTCTAGGAGACTGAATTTTGTGGAGGAGAGGGAGATGCAGGTCGATCGAACTAAGTTGCCGAAGTTTAGTGAACACTCGCAAACACTTCGCCACGAGCACGAGCGGCTGCTTTCTCCAAGGTTCGTGTTACCAAGACACCAATCAAGTGCATGCGATACTCGGCTGTGCCACGCATGTCGCTAATGGGACTGGCGATCTTCTGGGCTAACTTGCCAGCTTCCGCAAAGTTGTCGGCTGTCGGTGATTTTCCGGCCAGAAACTCGCTCGCCTCTTGTGCATAGCGGCAGGTGGGGGCCACAGCTCCGATTCCGATACGGGCATATTCAATCGTGTCGCACTTCGAGTTCAGCTGCAAACGCGAAGCTACTCCTACGACGGCGATATCCATTTCGTTGCGTGGAATGAAGCGTTCGTAGGCCGATCCGCTGTGGGCCAGAGTCGGTGGGAACATGATGGCGTGCAGCAGTTCCCCTGGAGCCAGTTGATTCTTGCCCGGGCCGGTACAGAAA
This window of the Pirellula staleyi DSM 6068 genome carries:
- a CDS encoding (2Fe-2S)-binding protein; this translates as MASKTHVTTTINAQQMEFLCEPRQSLLEVLRDNLHLTGAKEGCNNGNCGACTVLLNGLPVNACLVLAVEVEGQKIETVEGLAEHGHLHPVQSCFLEGAALQCGICTPGFLMATKALLDKNPNPTEEQIRFNLANNLCRCTGYDKIVRSVQAAARQLQESSK
- a CDS encoding HEAT repeat domain-containing protein, encoding MNGLSPVQKKRSFTFCDLLAATRTRVMVLALLLLVGKASAQDAQWIWSPAHEPGSVPADAVCHFRKTITLESPEQGSVSIAGDDNYELYINGRRVGGGSSTEKLQDFDVTRFLGRGNNVVAVRATNKSGGTAAVVVRVTIKEKEGDWQAFSSDDTWRTSERPLPLWNTTIYNDRSWAPARKLGPLGETAPWDRREDVPVAAVEKSNRFDISDEFEVQQVLDGGATGSLIAMTFNEFGHILASKEGSGLLLIHDSDGDKTPDEIRTCCDDVKNIQGILALNGGVYVTGDGPDGIGLYKLSDKDRDGKFEDVDTLVKFKTEVAEHGPHSIALGPDGFLYVMLGNHTSIEGEFDEESPHKNYYEGDLLTPKYEDPGGHAVGIKAPGGSIIRTDTQGTAVQIVAGGLRNPYDFCFNREGEMFVHDADMESDDGMTWYRPTRLMHVTPGSEFGWRSGWSKWPEYYFDSLPAAIETGRGSPAGIVAYNHFMFPVRYHNCLFSADWSQGRILAITMKKTGAGYTATSEVFLEGNPLNVTDLDVGPDGWLYFCTGGRGTGGGIYRVTWKGSVPKEVVNIGTGMTAVIRQPQLQSAYARQNIAAIKKQLGTAWDTSLAGVAKSPANPPNYRLQALDLMQLYGPAPEETLLVNLSKDPSAVVRSKTVELMGLHPTAAVSERMVELLDDTDRNVRRKACEALTRCKLEPPLEKVLKILKSDDRHEAWAARRLLESMPVDTWRDTVLASDDHRVLVQGGLALLIVDPRKQNAIDVMQKAHKELEAFVSDRDFLDILRLLEVAIHRGGVSADEVPGLRRQLAEEFPAGDPVMNRELIRLLVYLEESTIIDRYLAYLSSDVADVEKLHVAMHLRFLKSGWTPSRRMTLLEYYEDANQRKGGGSYARYIINATRDFTKDLTEEESVAVLAKGAKMPNAALGALYKLPAQLDDTMIDTLESLDKQLEGKTTDSVQRLRVGIVAVMARSADERSMAYLRKVWEADPERRQPVALGLAQQPEGENWSFLVRSLGILEPAAGREICNKLMDVDQAPEEAEPYRQVILLGLKMKEKGSQPAISLLEYWVGEELAAGKEPADQLIAWQEWFKTTYPEQPAAELPKASENSKYTFEELTTYLGGEEFAKASTARGKEIYVRAQCAKCHRYGDEGESIGPDLTKVTNRFTKKELLESIFYPSHVISSQYQSKTILTTDGRTIQGLVAPGAAGETVVLQSTGEKITLAGDEIEAIKPSTVSAMPEGLLNTLELEEIADLMLFLQSGSREQIAREQDNEAPR
- a CDS encoding MoaD/ThiS family protein, with amino-acid sequence MATVFIPVPWRDLTGGISQVEIPGASVAEVVAHLEMRFPGLKSRICVGSELAPALQVSIDDQMSRRGMRATLQPHSELHFLPAIGGG
- a CDS encoding HDOD domain-containing protein, which codes for MSTTSLIPGSTEPLSDERRVALEKLFSRIGEVSSLPTVARRILSLAEDDNSRADDLREAIQSDPVLVARILRRLNSSYYGLSQKVADVRTAVSLLGFREVRNLAMTVFVSRIYEAPGDYGSYKRSNLWSHSVAVAAAGRLISRVCGRGAPEEAYIGGLLHDIGLILIDQTLRRHFHRVIDGLRSDVPTYAIEREILSFDHAMLGGFVAQRWNLPEQVADAITYHHQPWCYEGEHRDLVQVVAVANYLCSRAGWTSLGVHNVPPPPDEVYAGLGLDQVSLAIIWEELEPTLEKAAALAQS
- a CDS encoding sulfatase, which translates into the protein MVYGAPKVIRIPFKIAHAAMTFVAFVLATTFVISSTAATEESAADAASKRRPNIVLIFCDDLGYADIGCFGAKGYETPNLNKLASEGMKFTDFQVAAAVCSASRAALLTGCYPQRVGILSALGPSDSIGIAKNELLISELLQNLGYKTACFGKWHLGHHEQFLPQQNGFATYFGLPYSNDMWPKHPTAKNAYPPLPLIDGNKTIELNPDQTKLTTWYTEKAVKFIHDCGEKPFFLYVPHNMPHVPLFVSEKFAGKTKRGLFGDVIAEIDWSVGEITKALEATGNVDNTLVIFTSDNGPWLSYGDHAGSTGGFREGKGTVWEGGHRVPMIAKYPGTIQPGTTCDKLASTIDLFPTIAHYCGATIDPSRKIDGVSIQPLLESVEGAKSSHEFFYYYWGNGLEAVRDERFKLHFPHAFRSLTGTPGTDGMPNGYTQAKTELALFDLDADPFEQTNIAADHPEVTARLTAAAESMRSDLGDSLTGKKGTGIRPPDRFTQPKAN
- a CDS encoding xanthine dehydrogenase family protein molybdopterin-binding subunit — encoded protein: MSDSIQYLGKTSYKVLGTRPIRHDGADKVTGKAIYTADVQLPGMLYGRFLRSPHAHAKIVSIDLAEALAVPGVHAIVTGHDFPDLTDKIANLGEGSVNLAHLSANCLARDKALYRGHAIAAVAANSSHIAEEAVRKIKVQYELLPVVQDVREAMQDDAPLLHSDLRTSEMGKLGDKPTNIAVHLHFEKGDLSAGFAAADVVVEREFTTASVHQGYIEPHVSVAMWNEDSRLKIWTGTQGSFTCRQQTAELLQIPVSQVLVVPCEIGGGFGGKIAVYCEPVAALLSRKSGRPVKLAMQRDEVFQGTGPTPGSYVRVKIGAKNDGSLVAAQAYLAYDAGAFPGGMIGPGCMCIFSCYDIPHAAVDGYDVCNNKPKTQAYRAPGATQAAFACEQVIDEIAKKLGIDPIEIRLKNAAKEGTRRVDGPAYPRIGFVEVLEAAKNSDHYKTPLTGKHRGRGVAAGFWFNIGLKSSASACVNDDGTVTLIEGSTDIGGSRTSIAMQLAETIGVAAEDVRPQVGDTDTVGYTDVTGGSRVTFATGLAAYKLGLDLQKEMARRAAILWECDPESVTVEEGIYKSNGHSLTFKELAKELPHTGDPVTGRASVSPEGSTNGFGVHIVDVEIDPDTGKTKILRYTAVQDAGKAIHPSYVEGQMQGGSVQGIGWALNEEYFFDVEGRMRNASYLDYRMPTCFDVPMIDTIIVEVPNPNHPYGVRGVGETPIVPPCAAIANAVCEASGVRMTSLPISPPRLWKAMSEAKSGQ